In Chitinophagales bacterium, one DNA window encodes the following:
- the murB gene encoding UDP-N-acetylmuramate dehydrogenase — protein MNIESDKSLQPFNTFGIDVSARYFTEIQSVDEFNMLAAEPRFRHEKKLILGGGSNILFTQNFDGLVIRNAIRGIETVKEDHANVWLKVSAGEPWHAFVLHCVNRNLAGIENLSLIPGLTGAAPMQNIGAYGVEIKDCCETVEAVHILSGDMQVFSNTDCAFGYRESVFKHRLKDQFLITAVTFKLSRHFKPKIGYGDIRQTLEDMRVNEITLKAVSDAVIKIRSAKLPDPKVTGNAGSFFKNPVVPKKQFNALVAKNPLMPNYPLSGGEVKIPAGWLIEQCGWKGKVVGHTGAHKSQALVLVNYGNATGKEIYDLALEIQQSVREKFGIEIMPEVNLI, from the coding sequence ATGAACATCGAATCGGATAAATCGCTTCAACCCTTCAACACTTTCGGTATTGATGTGTCAGCTAGGTATTTTACGGAAATACAATCTGTGGATGAGTTCAATATGCTGGCCGCGGAACCACGCTTCAGGCATGAAAAGAAACTGATACTTGGCGGAGGCAGCAATATCCTGTTTACACAAAACTTCGACGGACTGGTGATCAGGAATGCGATCAGGGGCATCGAAACAGTGAAGGAGGATCACGCCAATGTATGGCTTAAAGTCAGTGCCGGGGAACCATGGCATGCATTTGTACTGCATTGTGTAAACCGTAACCTCGCCGGCATTGAGAACTTATCCCTGATTCCCGGATTGACAGGTGCTGCTCCTATGCAGAATATTGGCGCCTATGGTGTGGAGATAAAAGATTGTTGCGAAACGGTGGAAGCCGTGCATATCTTATCAGGTGACATGCAGGTTTTTTCAAACACCGACTGCGCATTCGGCTACCGTGAAAGTGTCTTTAAGCACAGGCTGAAAGATCAGTTCCTGATCACTGCAGTCACTTTCAAACTCAGCAGACATTTCAAACCAAAAATTGGTTACGGTGACATTCGGCAAACGCTCGAGGACATGAGGGTAAATGAAATCACCCTTAAAGCGGTGAGTGATGCGGTGATAAAAATCCGGTCAGCAAAGTTACCCGACCCGAAAGTGACAGGCAATGCCGGCAGTTTTTTTAAAAATCCGGTGGTACCTAAAAAACAGTTCAATGCGCTGGTTGCGAAAAACCCGTTAATGCCAAACTATCCGCTGTCCGGCGGCGAGGTAAAAATACCGGCGGGCTGGTTGATCGAACAGTGCGGGTGGAAAGGGAAGGTTGTTGGTCACACGGGCGCACATAAATCACAGGCGCTTGTGCTGGTAAATTATGGCAATGCCACAGGAAAGGAGATTTATGATCTGGCCCTGGAGATTCAGCAATCGGTGCGCGAAAAATTCGGAATTGAAATAATGCCTGAAGTGAACCTGATCTGA
- a CDS encoding amidinotransferase — protein sequence MVRPSRFGFNAETAGTNIFQQHIAGGNSRQVHEKALKEFDGLVQLLRSHKLYVLVLQDPGNEETPDSVFPNNWISFHDDTMVLYPMLAPNRRRERRSGWINLLKNSLRMGKVIDFSGYENMNQYLEGTGSMVLDRMHGAVYAALSSRTNAKVLEHFAAQLNFEPVCFNATDYDGREIYHTNVMMAVGERTAVVCSEVIRSDEDRSRLLQKLSADHEVVNISYDQLLHFAGNILLVKNRDDEKFWVMSQQAFLSLTDAQIKILEKDGTIICSSLRTIETIGGGSARCMMAEIS from the coding sequence ATGGTACGCCCTTCGCGATTCGGCTTCAATGCAGAAACGGCAGGCACTAACATTTTTCAGCAACATATCGCCGGCGGCAACAGCAGGCAGGTACATGAAAAAGCATTAAAAGAATTTGATGGCCTTGTTCAATTACTGCGCAGCCATAAGTTATATGTATTGGTGTTACAGGATCCCGGTAATGAGGAAACGCCGGATTCCGTTTTTCCCAATAACTGGATATCATTTCATGATGACACCATGGTACTCTACCCGATGTTAGCCCCGAACAGGCGAAGAGAACGGCGAAGCGGATGGATAAACCTGCTGAAAAATTCGCTGCGCATGGGCAAGGTGATTGATTTTTCCGGATACGAAAACATGAATCAATACCTGGAAGGCACCGGAAGCATGGTTTTGGACAGGATGCACGGTGCCGTGTATGCAGCACTGTCATCACGTACGAATGCAAAGGTGTTGGAGCATTTTGCCGCGCAGTTGAATTTTGAACCTGTATGCTTCAATGCCACAGATTACGATGGCAGAGAGATTTACCACACCAACGTAATGATGGCTGTAGGCGAAAGGACAGCTGTGGTATGCAGTGAAGTGATTCGCAGTGACGAAGATAGAAGCAGGCTTCTGCAGAAACTATCTGCGGATCATGAAGTCGTAAACATCAGTTACGATCAGTTACTGCACTTTGCCGGCAATATACTGCTGGTAAAAAACCGCGATGATGAAAAATTCTGGGTGATGAGCCAACAGGCATTTCTGTCATTAACGGATGCGCAGATAAAAATCCTTGAAAAAGACGGAACCATTATCTGTTCATCGCTGCGCACGATTGAAACCATAGGCGGCGGCAGTGCGCGTTGTATGATGGCGGAAATCAGCTGA
- a CDS encoding amidophosphoribosyltransferase, whose product MSDPIKHECGIAVIRLLKPISYYREKYGTALYGLNKLYLLMEKQHNRGQDGAGIGAIKLNAYQGHRFMSRYRSNSPQAIAEIFQKIHHNIEKLTKMDPALMDDTEWLRKHVSFVAEMMLGHLRYGTYGRNEIDSCHPFINNHQSSTRSLIMAGNFNLTNIEDLGWRKDGNRPDTAVVLDRVTWHLENELKHVAGKLQEERVTKENFRNRLRDGIDFKKVLTNAVSEFDGGYVLAGLSGAGYAFALRDPSGIRPAFYYKSDEILVVASERPAIQTTFNLLVDDIHELKPGHAIIADRLGNVGEYPCAEQGNVKPCSFERIYFSRGSDQDIYQERKKLGHLLATPVLNAIDYDLKNTVFSFIPNTAEVAFYGLMKGLEDHLKQYKFERIRKNDLNETELKELLALRQRVEKIAIKDVKMRTFITQDSQRNELVEHVYDITYGSIVAGLDTIVVIDDSIVRGTTLKRSIIRMLDRLGPKKIVIVSSAPQIRYPDCYGIDMSKMKDFIAFRALVSLIKKHGKENMLDEVYEKCRLQMQQPLHEMVNEVKVLYDLYTDEEIADEISLLVKDENVKAEVQIIFQTIDGLHAACPNHAGDWYFSGNYPTSGGNKVVNRAFINYMEGKDVRAYS is encoded by the coding sequence ATGAGTGACCCTATCAAACACGAATGCGGTATCGCCGTTATCCGCCTGCTGAAACCCATCAGTTATTACCGCGAAAAATACGGTACAGCACTATACGGATTGAATAAGCTTTACCTGCTGATGGAAAAGCAACACAACCGCGGGCAGGATGGTGCAGGCATCGGCGCAATTAAGCTCAATGCTTACCAGGGCCATCGTTTCATGAGCCGTTATCGTTCCAATTCACCGCAGGCCATAGCGGAAATCTTCCAGAAAATTCATCATAACATTGAAAAGCTGACGAAGATGGATCCTGCACTGATGGATGATACGGAATGGCTGCGCAAGCATGTAAGTTTTGTGGCGGAAATGATGCTCGGTCATTTGCGCTATGGCACCTATGGCAGAAATGAAATCGACAGTTGCCATCCGTTCATCAATAATCATCAGTCCTCCACCCGCTCTCTCATCATGGCCGGAAATTTCAACCTCACCAATATAGAGGACCTCGGCTGGAGAAAGGATGGAAACCGTCCCGATACTGCCGTTGTGCTTGACCGCGTTACGTGGCACCTGGAAAATGAACTCAAACATGTTGCCGGTAAGCTGCAGGAAGAGCGGGTGACAAAAGAAAACTTCCGCAACAGGCTGCGTGATGGCATCGATTTTAAAAAGGTGCTGACCAATGCAGTAAGCGAGTTTGACGGCGGCTATGTACTTGCCGGTTTGTCGGGTGCGGGCTATGCCTTTGCCCTGCGCGACCCTTCCGGTATCAGGCCCGCATTTTATTACAAGAGCGATGAAATACTGGTAGTAGCCAGTGAAAGGCCTGCCATTCAAACCACATTCAACCTGCTGGTGGACGACATACATGAATTAAAACCCGGCCATGCCATCATCGCCGACAGGCTGGGCAATGTGGGTGAGTATCCATGTGCGGAGCAAGGAAACGTTAAACCGTGCAGCTTCGAGCGCATCTACTTTTCAAGAGGCAGCGATCAGGACATTTACCAGGAACGCAAAAAGCTCGGTCATCTGCTTGCCACACCGGTGTTGAATGCCATTGATTATGACTTGAAAAATACCGTGTTTTCATTTATCCCCAACACGGCGGAAGTTGCTTTTTACGGGCTGATGAAAGGCCTGGAAGATCACCTGAAACAATACAAGTTTGAACGCATCCGTAAGAATGATCTGAATGAAACGGAGCTGAAGGAACTGCTGGCTTTGCGGCAGCGCGTGGAAAAGATAGCCATCAAGGACGTTAAGATGCGCACCTTCATTACGCAGGACTCACAACGCAATGAGCTGGTGGAACATGTTTACGATATTACTTATGGCAGCATCGTAGCAGGGCTTGATACCATTGTGGTGATTGATGATTCCATCGTTCGCGGCACCACACTTAAACGCAGCATCATCCGCATGCTCGACCGGCTCGGGCCAAAGAAAATTGTAATTGTTTCATCCGCCCCGCAGATCCGTTACCCGGATTGTTATGGCATTGACATGAGTAAAATGAAGGACTTCATCGCTTTCCGTGCATTGGTTTCACTCATAAAAAAACATGGAAAGGAAAATATGCTGGATGAAGTGTATGAAAAATGCAGGCTGCAGATGCAGCAACCGCTCCACGAAATGGTGAATGAAGTGAAAGTGCTGTATGATTTATATACCGATGAAGAAATTGCCGATGAAATCAGCCTGCTGGTAAAAGATGAAAATGTGAAAGCAGAGGTTCAGATCATTTTTCAAACCATTGATGGCCTTCATGCAGCCTGTCCAAACCATGCCGGTGACTGGTATTTTTCAGGCAACTATCCAACTTCCGGTGGCAATAAAGTGGTGAACAGGGCCTTCATCAACTATATGGAAGGCAAGGATGTAAGAGCCTATTCATAG
- a CDS encoding UDP-2,3-diacylglucosamine diphosphatase codes for MNDIPILKGKVYFASDLHLGIPDHATSLKREKKFIQWLDSIQGDADTIIIVGDLFDFWFEYRQVVPRGYVRVLGKLAAMHDAGIKIYFFTGNHDQWMKDYFEKELAITVFHEPRRFHIAGRKFLIAHGDGLGPGDHGYKFLKTLFRGKFSRFLFGWLHPDIGVWLGRRWSKNNRLISGEEQAEFLGEDKEWLVQYARTVLKTETVDYFIFGHRHIMLDYKLSDTSRYINLGDWIRFNSYAVFDGTALQLKQFNTEEEQTG; via the coding sequence ATGAATGATATCCCGATCCTGAAAGGCAAAGTTTACTTTGCTTCCGATTTACATCTTGGTATTCCTGATCATGCAACTTCGCTGAAGCGAGAAAAGAAATTCATTCAATGGCTTGATTCCATTCAGGGAGACGCCGATACCATTATCATCGTTGGCGATTTATTTGATTTCTGGTTTGAATACCGGCAAGTCGTACCCCGTGGCTATGTGCGGGTGCTTGGCAAACTGGCTGCAATGCATGATGCCGGTATAAAGATTTATTTCTTTACAGGTAACCACGACCAGTGGATGAAGGATTATTTTGAGAAGGAACTTGCAATTACGGTATTCCATGAGCCCCGGCGTTTCCATATCGCCGGCCGCAAATTTCTGATTGCTCATGGCGATGGGCTGGGTCCGGGTGATCATGGATATAAATTTTTAAAAACATTGTTCAGGGGAAAGTTCAGCCGCTTTCTTTTCGGATGGCTGCATCCCGATATAGGAGTCTGGCTGGGCCGGCGATGGTCGAAGAATAACCGGCTGATCAGTGGCGAAGAACAGGCGGAATTTCTGGGAGAAGACAAGGAATGGCTGGTGCAGTATGCTCGCACGGTGTTAAAAACGGAAACTGTTGATTATTTTATTTTCGGACATCGCCATATCATGCTGGATTATAAGTTATCGGATACAAGCCGCTATATCAATCTCGGCGACTGGATCCGTTTTAATAGTTATGCCGTATTTGATGGCACCGCATTGCAGTTAAAGCAATTTAACACGGAAGAAGAGCAAACAGGTTAA
- a CDS encoding LUD domain-containing protein translates to MEPTAKERMLKNIRKGLIQSTDQPFPNFETAAVVFPPAADTLDIVFAEQFTKIQGNFVYCENEKDFIDNLNALADEKKWNNIFAWEYYLQDFLQQKGFKRLRVGNNLEKADAGISLCECLVARTGSILLSSRQASGRSIPVYPPVHLVLAYNSQLIYDLKEALQFVTDKHNGNTPSMISIATGPSRTADIEKTLVLGAHGPKEVYVFFVDQPGA, encoded by the coding sequence ATGGAGCCTACTGCGAAGGAACGAATGCTGAAAAATATCCGGAAAGGACTGATACAGTCAACCGATCAGCCATTTCCCAACTTTGAGACAGCAGCAGTAGTTTTTCCGCCGGCTGCCGACACGCTTGATATTGTTTTTGCGGAACAGTTCACGAAAATACAGGGCAACTTCGTCTATTGCGAGAACGAAAAGGATTTCATCGATAACCTGAATGCGTTAGCTGATGAAAAGAAATGGAATAATATTTTTGCCTGGGAATATTACCTGCAGGATTTTTTACAGCAGAAAGGATTTAAACGACTGCGTGTAGGTAACAATCTTGAAAAGGCGGATGCCGGCATTTCCCTATGTGAATGCCTTGTGGCGCGTACCGGCAGCATCCTGCTCAGCTCGCGCCAGGCTTCCGGCAGAAGTATCCCTGTCTATCCTCCCGTACACCTGGTGCTGGCCTACAATTCACAACTGATCTACGATCTGAAGGAAGCATTGCAATTCGTGACAGATAAACACAATGGCAATACGCCTTCGATGATTTCTATTGCGACAGGACCCAGCCGAACCGCCGATATTGAAAAGACGCTCGTGCTCGGGGCGCACGGGCCTAAAGAAGTTTATGTATTTTTCGTCGACCAGCCCGGCGCATAA